The window GGTGCAAGCCATGTGTGCGCCAACACGCGACGCCTCTCGACGCGTCATGACAGCGGTGGTATTTGTAATGACAACCGAGGTCTATGCCATGAATCTCCAGATCAGGGACGCACGTGCGAGGCAACTTGCCGAAGAACTCGCCAAGCGGCGCGGCACGACGATGACGGAAGCCGTGATCGGGGCACTGGAGGGCGAACTTCAACGCACGCCGCCGGTATCCGGCCAAGACTCCGAAAAAGAATTCTCGGAGCATGTGAATCGCATCTATTCGATCATCGACGGCTTTACGAAAGGCCGCAAGCCGGGCCGGGACATGACCAAGGCCGAGATCGACGCCATGTGGGGCCACGAGTGATGTTCATCGACACGTCGGCAATCATCTCCATTGTATGCCGCGAGGACGATCATATCGAACTGCTCCGGCGGGCAAGGGAAACGCCCCGCATCGTAACGAGCGGCCTCGTCTTGCTGGAAAGCACGATGCGTCTGTCAACCATATTCAAGCAGGAGCCGGCCCGGTCGATGAAAGCCGTCTTGGACCTTCTGTCCGAACTTGGCTCTGACATCATCGCAATAGACCGTACGGACGGCGAAGAAGCTGTAACCGCTTTCGCACGATACGGTAAGGGTCGCGGTCACCCTGCGCAACTGAACCTTGCCGACTGTCTTTCCTACGCCTGCGCGAAAAACAGAAACGTTCCGCTGCTCTACAAGGGCGACGACTTCGCGCAGATCGATCTGGCCTGAGCCACCCCGCCCGGCCTTACACCTCGAACGCTTCCCCCGGCTTTGGCGTAACCACCGTGGTCCTGCCTCCATCCATCGCGTCCACGAACTTCTGCGCCGATTGCTCGATGAGCGGGAACGTTCCGAAGTGGCATGGCACCACCGTCTCGAACTGGAAGAAGCGCTGGCAGGCAAGTGCCGCGACCGCGCCACCCATGGTGAACCGGTCGCCGACGGGCACCAGCCCGACGTCGGGTTGGTGAAGTTCGTTGATCAGCGCCATATCGGAAAAAATGTCGGTGTCGCCCATGTGATAGAGCGTCTTGTCGTCGGGAAAGTGCAGCACGAGCCCGTTCGGATTGCCGAGATAGACGTTAACGCCGCCTTCGCGGCTGAACGACGACGAGTGGATCGCATTGACGAATGTCGTGGTGAACCCGCCACAATCGACCGTCCCGCCGTGACTGCCCGGATTGACCTTGCTCTCGTCCGCCCCCTGCCCGACCAGATATTCGTAGATCTCGAAGTTCGACACGAGCATCGCGCCCGTCTTTTTCAGGATGGCGAGCGTGTCGCCGATGTGATCGTTATGGCCGTGGGTCAAAAGCACATGCGTGACGCCTTCGGCGGCTTCTTCCCAGCCCTTGTTCCAGGTCGGATTGCCGGTCAGGAACGGGTCGATGAGGATGGTCGCGCCACCAGCCTCGACGCGAAAGGCTGAATGTCCGTACCAGGTCAGTTTCATGGCGTTGCTCCTCGCTTTCATGGCGGGCAGAAGATAGAAGCGGACACAGCCAAGTCAAACCCGGAGCGCGGATTTTGGGCGTTGTCGACATCTCATCCCTACCCGCATTGCTGGCGCCCGGCTCCGTGCTGGCCGGCATCGATCTGGGCACCAAGACGATCGGGCTGGCGATCTCGGATGCGCGGCTGTCGTTTGCACATCCGCGAACGGTGATCACCCGCACGAAGTTCACGGCCGACGCAAAGGCGCTCCTCGATGCGCTTTCGGGTCAGGCGGTCGCGGCGATCGTCATCGGCCTGCCGGTGAACATGGATGGCTCGGAGGGGCCGCGCGTCCAGGCGACGCGCGCCTTCGTGCGAAACATGGAGCGGCTGACCGACCTGCCCTTCGTCTATTGGGACGAGCGGCTGTCGACCGTCGCGGCGGAACGTGCGCTCATATCGATGGACGTGTCGCGCAAGAAGCGTGGCGAGCGTATCGATTCGGCGGCGGCCGCCTTCATTCTGCAGGGGGCACTCGACCGGCTTCGCTCACTGCGAATGGCGTCTGACCGCCCATAGCAAAGCGCCGGTCGCGCCACCACGCGGCGATTTCGCGGCGCTTGCGGAAGGCGAAGATCGCGAAGATCAGGCCGGTATCGACAATGCAGGCGCGCAGCACGAGCGGCGGGATCGTGGCCGGGTCGATGCCCAGAATGTTCGCGTAGAAGCCGAAGGCGTAGTCGTGCACGGAGCGCGTCAGGAACGGCATGCCGAAGCTCATGTCGTGATAGGACAAGAGATACCAGCCCCAGAAGAAGCCCATAGGCAGCGCCCAGAATAGCAGAATGTACCGCATCAGGCGTCGCTCTCCAGCGCGTCAGGGCCCCGCCGAGAGAGCCGCGTTAGCATTGACCCGTGGGCTGCCCCGGCGGCAAGCCGTCGCGCCACGATGTTCGAGTAATCGATTTCGGCGGGCTTGCGTTCCGCAGCCGCTTCCTCGAACCGCACAACCAGATAGGTCGCACCGAGGGCAGCGACCTGCATTGCCGGTCCTGCAAGCGCCGGATCACCTCCGGACGCCATATTCATCGCCGCCGAAACGGTCGTCATGACCGCTGCGGCGGACACCGCGATTCGTGCGACGTCACCGGCATCGGACAACGACGCCGATGCCCGCCCCCAGGCGCTGAGAGCAGCCCACAGGAAGAGCACCGAGACCAGCATGCAGCCAAGCGATAATCCAGCGGAAACAACGCTTTGAGCGACGGTATCACCCGCCACGGCACTCGTCTTCGCCAGCGACTGAAGCCCGAAGACGACGGTCCAGTGGACGGAAAGACAGGTGATGAGGAGTCTGTGCATGCGGGCCCTTCTCGATTGATGCGAGAGTGGACGGCCACAGCTTTAACGGCAACGGAAACCATTCGTTAAGGTTAACGGGAAGTCGCGGCTTTGGGGACAACTCTCGCCCGTAGGCCAAGCCGCGCCGGCAGAGCTGACATCACTTTACTTTACACTCCGGCCGATGCCGCCTATGCGGGGCGATCATTCCCGCAGACAAGCCAGCAATGCTCGCGATCTTTGAAAGCATCTTGCCGATCTTCCTTCTGATCGGCGTCGGGATCGCGCTCCGCAGGTCTCCAATAATCGCCGAGGCCGCGTGGCCGGGCATGGAGCAGCTCGCCTACTGGTTTCTCTACCCGTCGCTTCTGTTCGTCACGATCTACAATGCCAGCTTTTCCGGGCTCCAGATCGACGCGATGCTCGCAGCCCTGCTGATCGCCATCGCGGCGATGGCGGTTCTGGCGCTCGCCTTGTGGCCGGTTCTGGATCGCCTCGGATTGGTGACGGGCCGCGAATACTCGTCGGTGTTCCAGACCTCGATTCGCTGGAACGGCTTTATCGCGCTGCCGATCGCCCAGAAAATCTTTCCGCCCGAGGGGGCGGCGGTCGTGGCGCTGGTGATGGCCGTGATCATCGTGCCCATCAACATCGCATCGGTCTTCGTGGTGATGCGGTTCGCCAACCGAGAAGTCGGGTTTGCGAAGACGCTGGCGCGCGTCGCCCTCAACCCGCTGATCATCGCGTCGCTGCTCGCAATCGTGCTGCGCTTCTCGCCCCTGCCGCTCTATGAGCCGGTCAACGAAACGCTGCGCCTCGTGGGCAATGCGGCGCTCGGCCTTGGCCTCTTGGCGATCGGATCCGGCCTGCGGCTGGGCGATCTCGCCTCCGTGCGCTTCGCGGTCTGGCTGCCGGTGGTGCTAAAGCTGATCGTCTTTCCGATCGTGCTGATCGGATTGTCGCTCGCCTTCGGGATCAGGGGACCGCAACTCGTCTATCTCGCGCTCTGCGGCGCAGTACCGACCGCGATGAACGGCTATCTGCTGGCCCGCCAGCTTGGCGGCGACGCCGAGCTCTATGCGGCGGTAACGACGTTGCAGACGGCGCTGTCCTTCTTCACCATTCCAGTCGCGCTGGCGATCGCCCTTCAGTTGAGCTCGGGGTAAAGCGTGTCGATGATGACGCGGGCATCGTGGCGCGCGTCGAGCATGCCGTAGGTTGCACGCCATTGGCCGGCGAGACGCGATTCGATGAAGGCGTCGGCGATCTGCCCTGCCCCCATGCGACGCAGTTCGGCTGCGGCGGCCGAGATCGCCAGTTGCTCGGTCAGGATCCGGGCAGACCCCTCGTCGGAGCTTGCGACCTGCATGGCCGCGCGGAGCACCCCGACCGTGCCCTTGCCGGCGGGTCCCAGATCGCGGGCGATACCGGCCAGAACCTCGTCGAAGAGTTGCGGCGCGCGCTGGAGCACGCGAAGCACATCAAGTGCCATGACATTGCCCGAGCCTTCCCAGATCGCATTGACGGGGGCTTCGCGATAGTAGCGGGCGAGCGGCGCTTCCTCGACATAGCCATTGCCGCCCATGCACTCCATCGCCTCATAGAGGAGTGCTGGCGCGATCTTGCAGACCCAGTATTTGACGACCGGGGTCATGGCGCGCGCGAAGGCAGCTTCGCTCGGATTGTTGGCGGCCTCGTCGAAGGACCGCGCAAGCCGCATCGACAAGGCGGTCGCGCCGGCGACATCAAGCGCCATGTCGGCCAGAACACGCTGCATCAGCGGTTGATCGAAGAGCGGTCCGCCGAAGGCACGCCGGTGACGGGTATGGTGGACGGCTTCGGCAAGCCCGGCGCGCATGATGCCGGAATTGGCGACGGCGCAATCGAGCCGCGTCAGCGTCACCATGTCCATGATCGTCTTCACGCCCTGCCCCGGCTCACCGACCATTTCGCCCAGCGCACCGGTGAATTCGACCTCGGAGGACGCGTTGGAGCGGTTGCCGAGCTTGTCCTTCAGGCGCTGGAACCGCAGCGCGTTGTCGCGGCCGTCGCCCAATATGCGCGGCACGAGGAAGCAGGACAGGCCGTCATTGGCATGGGCGAGCATGAGGAACGCGTCCGACATCGGCGCGGACATGAACCATTTGTGACCGGTCAGGCGATAAAAACCGCCATTCATGCGCTCGGCGCGCGTCGTGTTCGCCCGGACGTCCGTTCCGCCCTGCTTCTCGGTCATGCCCATGCCCAGCGTCAGGCCGGTCTTCTCGACCGGAGGCTTCTGGCTCTGATCGTATTTGCGGGTGGTGACGCGCGGCGCCCATTCCCGGAAGAGTTTGGGGCTCGCCATCAGCGCGGCCAGCGAGGCGCTGGTCATGGTGATCGGGCACAGATGGCCGCATTCGAGCTGCGCGGTCATGTAGAATCGCGCGGCGCGCACCTGATGGCGGCGCGACGCCTCGTTCGGGCTGTTCTCCCAGATCGAGGAATGGAGCCCGATCGCCACCGACCGCCGCATCAAGGCGTGGTAGGCGGGATGAAACTCCACGAGATCGATGCGCCGGCCCTGCCGGTCATGCGTTCGCAGCTTCGGCGTTTCGACATTGGCAAGCCGCGCCATCTCGCCCGCCTCGACGGACCTGACATAGCGGCCGAGTTGATCGAGTTCGCGCCGCACCGGGTCCGAGAACCCTTCCGCGAGTTGCACCAGGAGCGGATCGGCCCGCCAGGCGCTCGTCCCGGACAATGGCGGGCTCTGGTTCAGGACCTCATGCGTCAAGTCGAAACTCCGGAATGCGTCGAGTCATGGTCGAATGTTACAGTTACAGGCAAAGCTGTCGTCTTTGCGAGGGAAAATCCGGTGGAAGGCCGGCGAGGCGCTTGCGGGGTGGCGGCGGCTTGCCTATAGCACGGCTCTGATATGACAGAGCGCCCAGACCTTCCGCTTTATCCGCATCGCCACCTGCTTGGCGTCAAGGGCCTTTTCCCCCAGGACATCGAACTTCTTCTCGATCGCGCCGATGCGGCAGTCGCCATATCGCGCCAGTCTGAAAAGAAGACGTCGACCCTGCGCGGCCGCACGCAGATCAATCTGTTCTACGAATCGTCGACACGCACGCAGGCTTCGTTCGAGCTCGCGGGCAAACGTCTCGGCGCCGACGTCATGAACATGTCGGTCGCGTCGTCTTCGGTAAAAAAGGGCGAGACGCTGGTCGATACGGCCATGACCCTCAACGCGATGAGACCCGACATCCTCATCATCCGCCATTCGGCCGCGGGCGCGGCCGCCCTTCTGGCACAGAAGGTCGGCTGTTCGGTGGTCAATGCCGGCGACGGCGCGCATGAACACCCGACGCAGGCGCTTCTCGATGCGCTGACCATCCGCCGCGCCAAGGGCAGGATCGCGCACCTGACCGTCGCGATCTGCGGCGACGTGCTGCACTCGCGCGTGGCGCGCTCCAACATCCTGCTCCTGAATGCGATGGGCGCGCGCGTTCGCGTCGTCGCGCCGTCGACATTGCTACCCTCGGGCATCGCCGAGATGGGCGTCGAAGTGTTCACGACGATGAAGGAAGGGCTCAAGGGGGCCGACGTCGTGATGATGCTGCGCCTGCAGCGCGAGCGCATGGCGGGCGCGTTCGTGCCCTCGATACGCGAATATTTCCGCTATTTCGGGCTCGATTCGGAGAAGCTGAAGGCCGCGAAGGACGACGCGCTGGTGATGCATCCCGGCCCGATGAACCGCGGGGTCGAGATCGCGTCCGAGATCGCGGACGGGCCGCAGAGCGTGATCCAGGAACAGGTCGAGATGGGCGTCGCGGTCCGAATGGCCGTCATGGAGGCGCTGCTCGATCCGCGCCGCAATCCCGAAGGGGTGGCGGCATGAGCGTCACGGTTTTCGAAAACGCACGCATCGTCGATCCGTCGCGCGGCCTCGATGAAGTCGGCACCGTCATCGTCGATGGCCGAAAAATCGCAGCCAGCGGCGCATCCGCCCGCAACCAGGGCGCGCCCGAAGGCGCTGCCGTCGTGGATTGCAGCGGAAAGGCGATTCTGCCGGGCCTGATCGACGCACGCGTCCATGTCGGTGAACCCGGCGCCGAGCACCGCGAAACGATCGCATCGGCAAGCGTCGCTGCCGCTGTCGGCGGCGTCACCTCGTTCCTGATGATGCCGGACACCGATCCCGTCATCGACGATGTCGCGCTGGTGGAGTTCGTGCTGCGCACGGCGCGCGACACGGCATCCGTCAACGTGTTCCCGACAGCCGCCATCACCAAGCGGCTGGAAGGCCGCGAGATGACCGGGTTCGGCCTGCTGCGCGAAGCCGGCGCGGTCGCCTTCACCGAAGGCCGCCACACCATCGCCAACGCACAGATGATGCGCCGGGCGCTGACCTATGCGCGCGATTTCGACGCCATCATCGACCATGAGACGCAGGATCCCGAGCTCGCGTCGTCGGGCGTGATGAACGAGGGCCTCTATGCAAGCTGGCTCGGCCTGCCCGGCATTCCGCGCGAGGCGGAGGCGATTCCGCTCGAACGCGACCTGATGCTGGCCCGCCTGACGCGCGGACGCTATCACGCGGCAAAGATATCGACCGCGATGGCGGCGTCCGCCGTCGCGCGGGCAAAGACCGACGGCGCGCGCGTCACGTCCGGCGCGTCCATCGCCAGCCTGTCGCTCAACGAGCACGACGTCGGCGAATACCGAACCTTCTTTCGCCTGTCGCCGCCGCTGCGCGCCGAGGATGACCGCCTCGCCATGGTCGAGGCGTTGCGCGACGGAACGATCGACGTCCTCGTGTCCTCGCACGACCCGCAGGACGTCGATACCAAGCGGCTGCCTTTCGCCGACGCCGCGTCGGGCGCCATCGGCCTCGAAACGCTCCTGTCGGCGGCGCTGCGCCTTCATCACAATGGCGACGTGCCGCTGCTGCGGCTGATCGAGACGCTCTCGACGGCACCCGCAAAGCTCTACGGCCTGCCGGGTGGCACGCTGAAACCCGGCGCATCCGCCGATCTGATCGTCGTCGATCTCGACGAACCCTGGGTCGTGCGCGAGGCGGATATCAAATCGCGATCCAAGAATACCTGCTTCGAGGGCGCGCGGTTGCAGGGCAAGGTCTTGCAAACTCTGGTGGCAGGCCGCACAGTTTACGCGGCCTGACGGGGGCCGTTCATCGGGGAGGAATGCCGCCATGACGGCCATCATCATCGCGCTCGCATTCGGCTATCTTCTCGGCTCCATTCCCTTCGGTTTCCTGCTCACCCGCGCGGCGGGCCTCGGCGACGTCCGCACGATCGGCTCCGGCAATATCGGCGCGACCAACGTGCTGCGCACCGGAAACAAGGGGCTGGCGGCCCTGACGCTCCTGCTCGATGCGTTGAAGGGCACCGCAGCGGTGCTGATCGCGTCGCGATACGGCATCGAACTCGGGATCGCGGCCGGCTTTGCCGCATTCCTCGGCCATCTGTTTCCTGTGTGGCTCGGCTTCAAGGGTGGCAAGGGCGTGGCGACGTATCTGGGCGTTCTCGTCGCCTTCGCATGGCAGGCAGCGCTGGTGTTCGCCGTCATCTGGCTCGCCGTGGCGGCCCTCACCCGCTACTCATCGCTGGCGGCACTGATAGCGGCGATAGCCGTCCCGATCACACTCTATCTCTTCGGCCTCGTCGATTATGCGATCGTGCTGGCGCTGATGACCGTGCTCGTCTTCGTCAAGCATCGGGCCAACATCTCCCGCCTCATGGATGGCACGGAATCGAAGGTCGGGGCCAAGGGATGACGGCGTCGGGCCCGACGCTCAGTGATCGCCAGCGCCTGAACTGGCTTCGGCTCATCCGCACCGACAATGTCGGCCCGGCAACGTTTCGCGATCTCATCAACCGCTTCGGTTCCGCGGAAACCGCGATCGAAGCGCTCCCGGAACTGGCGTCGAGCGGCGGCGCCGGACGCATGCTTCGAGTGCCATCTCTCGCGGATGTCGAGCGCGAAGCCGCCGCCGCTGCGGCCTTCGGCGCGCGTTTCGTCGCCATCGGCGAGCCCGACTATCCGCCGATGCTGCGCCGCATGGACGTGCCGCCGCCGATCGTCGCGCTCAAGGGCTCCCCCGCCGTGTTCCGGCTGCCGACGATCGCGATCGTGGGCGCGCGCAACGCCTCGGTCGCTGGCATCCGCTTTGCCCGCATGCTGGCCTCGGAGTTCGGGGCCGAAGGCTATGCGGTCGTCTCCGGGCTTGCGCGCGGCATCGACGCGGCCGCCCATTCCGGCAGTCTCGATACGGGAACGATCGCCGTGCTCGCGGGTGGGCTCGACAAGCCCTACCCGCCGGAAAACCTGGGGCTTTGCACGCAGATCGCATCGCGCGGCGCGCTGATTTCGGAAATGCCCTTCGGTTGGGAACCACGCGCCCGCGATTTCCCACGGCGAAACCGGCTCGTGGCCGGTCTCGGGCTCGGCCTTCTGGTGATCGAGGCCGCGAACCGGTCCGGCTCGCTGATCTCGGCGCGTCTGGCAAACGAGATGGGTCGGGTCGTTTTCGCGGTGCCGGGTTCCCCCCTCGATCCGCGCTCCGCGGGGGCCAATGCTCTCATCAAGGACGGCGCCACGCTCGTCACCGAGGCGCGGGACGTACTCGATGTGCTGGCTCCGATATCGGGAATTGCGACACCGCCCGCCCTGCCGCTGGAGGAAACCCCGGATTTCGGCGCGACGCCGCCGCCCGAGGAGAGCGATCGCGGCCGCGTGCTGGAGGCGCTGGGTCCGGTGCCGACCCATGTGGACGAAATCATCCGGCACACCGATCTGCACCCTGCTCAGGTGTTCATGATTCTACTGGAACTTGATCTTGCGGGCAGATTGGAGAGGCATGCCGGCGGCACGGTTTCGCTGCTCGTCCTGGATGCGTAGCGGGCGCTCGCCGCGGATGATGTCGCTCGCCTCGACATAGGCCATCTCGATGAGATAGGCGAGCATGTCGCAACGCTCGGCCTCGGCCATCGTCCTCATCTGACCCAGCATCGACTGCATATAGTCCAGTGTCTCGGTGCGTCGTCTATTCGCATTCTGTCCCACTTCGAGCTCCATGGATCGTGGGCTGAAAGATCAAGCCGAACCGGTTGCAACCACCCTCATGTAGACAACCCAAGCGTTAATTAGAGGCTACGCACTTTAGCAAGGATTGCAACAGCAACCAGATCGCGCGAAAGTTGCATTCACGCTGCCTTCACGCTCGCTGCGCTTGCAAATCACAACGGGGCCCTTGACCGAACTGCAAAGCGCGGCCATGTGACGGGCTGTTTTAAGAACATCATTTGCGGCGCGATTGCCTGATGCGCCGGGGGAAGTACGCCAGCCAATGGACGTCGTCGTCGTCGAATCGCCTGCCAAGGCCAAGACAATCAACAAATATCTGGGATCCAACTATACGGTCCTGGCGTCGTTCGGCCATGTCCGCGACCTGCCCGCGAAAAATGGGTCCGTGCGTCCGGAGGAAGACTTCGCCATGTCGTGGGAGGTCGATGGTCCATCCGCCAAGCGGCTTGGCGACATCGTCAAGGCGCTGAAGGATGCCGACGGCCTTATCCTCGCGACCGACCCGGATCGCGAAGGCGAAGCGATCTCGTGGCACGTCCTCGAGGTGTTGCGCCAGAAGAAGGCGATCAAGGACAAGCCCGTCCAGCGCGTAGTGTTCAACGCGATCACCAAGCAGTCGGTGCTCGACGCGATGGCCAATCCGCGCGAGATCGACGTTCCGCTGGTCGACGCCTATCTGGCGCGCCGTGCGCTCGACTATCTCGTCGGCTTCACGCTGTCGCCCGTCCTGTGGCGCAAGCTGCCCGGCGCCCGGTCCGCCGGCCGCGTGCAGTCTGTGGCGCTGAGGCTGGTCTGCGACCGCGAATCCGAGATCGAGCGCTTCATCCGCGAGGAATACTGGCAGGTCGCGGCACAGCTCGCGACGCCGCGCGCCGAGGATTTCGAAAGCCGGCTGACTGCCTTCGACGGACAGAAGCTGCAAAAACTCGACATCAGGAACGCCGAACAGGCGGCCGACATCAAGACGATGCTCGAGGGAGCGACGTTCAAGGCCGCGTCTGTCGAGGCCAAGCCGACGAAGCGCAACCCGTTTGCGCCATTCACGACGTCGACGCTCCAGCAGGCCGCGTCGTCGCAACTCGGTTTCTCCGCATCGCGCACCATGCAGGTGGCGCAACGCCTCTATGAAGGCATCGACATCGGCGGCGAGACGACCGGCCTGATCACCTATATGCGTACCGACGGCGTGCAGATGGCGCCGGAAGCGGTCACCGCTGCCAGGTCGGCGATCGGCGGCGAGTTCGGCGATCGTTATCTGCCGGAAAAGCCCCGCTATTATTCGTCCAAGGCCAAGAACGCACAGGAAGCGCACGAGGCTGTCCGGCCGACCGACTTCCTGCGCAAGCCCGCCGACGTCCGCCGCTATCTTGATGCGGATCAGGCGCGTCTCTACGAAATCATCTGGAAACGCGCGATCGCCAGCCAGATGAACCCGGCCGAGATCGAACGTACGACCGTCGAGATCGAGGCGGTCAACGGCACGCGCACCGCATCGCTGCGCGCTGTCGGCTCAGTGGTCCGTTTCGACGGCTTCCTCGCGGCCTATACGGAACAGAAGGACGAGGATTCGGAAGACGAGGAAAGCCGTCGCCTGCCTCTGATCAATGCCGGCGAGACGCTCGCGCGCAAGTCCGTCACCGCGACCCAGCATTCGACCGAACCGCCGCCGCGCTATTCGGAAGCCTCGCTCATCAAGAAGATGGAAGAACTCGGCATCGGCCGGCCGTCGACCTATGCCGCGACGCTGAAGACGCTCGAGGACCGCGACTACGTCACGATCGACAAGCGTCGTCTCGTGCCGCAGGCCAAGGGCCGGCTCGTGACCGCCTTCCTGGAAAACTTCTTCGACCGCTATGTGGAGTACGATTTCACCGCGGCACTCGAGGAAAAACTCGACCAGATTTCGGACGGCAAGCTTGCCTGGAAGGACGTTCTTCGGGACTTCTGGAAGGAATTCTCCGGCCATGTCGACGAAACCAAGGAACTGCGCGTCACCGACGTTCTGGACGCGCTGAACGAAGCGCTTGCGCCGCTGGTGTTCCCGGCGCGCGAAGATGGCTCGAACCCGCGCATCTGCCCGAAATGCGGCACCGGCAACCTCTCGCTGAAGCTCGGCAAGTTCGGCGCCTTCGTCGGCTGCTCGAACTATCCCGAATGCGGCTTCACCCGCCAGCTCGGCGAGGCGTTGAATGCCAATGGCGAGGGGGCAAGCGGCGCGGATGGCGACCGCCTGCTCGGCAAGGATCCGTATACGAGCGAAGATATCGTCCTGAAGAGTGGACGTTTCGGGCCCTACGTCCAGCGCGGCGAAGGCAAGGAGGCCAAGCGCTCAAGCCTGCCCAAGGGCTGGACGCCCGATACGATGGACCACGAAAAGGCGCTGGCGCTGCTTTCGCTGCCGCGCGATGTCGGCAAGCATCCCGAAACCGCCAAGATGATTTCGGCCGGCCTCGGCCGCTACGGTCCGTTCGTTCTGCATGACGGCACCTACGCCAATCTGGAATCGATCGAGGACGTGTTTTCGATCGGCCTCAACCGTGCCGTCACCGTCATCGCGGAGAAGAAATCGAAATTCGCCGACGGCAAGGGACGTGCGGCACCCGCTGCCCTCAAGGATCTGGGCGACCACCCCGATGGCGGTGGCAAGATCACCGTGCGCGACGGGCGCTATGGCGCTTACGTCAACTGGGGCAAGGTCAACGCGACGCTGCCAAACGGCAAGGACCCGCAAACGGTCAGTGTCGAGGAAGCGCTGGAGCTGATCGCCGCCAAGGCCGGTAAATCGGGTGGCAAGAAGACCGCGGCGCCGAAGACGAAGGCTGCCGCCAAGAAGCCTGCAGCAAAGAAGGCTCCGGCCAAGAAGCCCGCGAAGAAGGCGGCGAGCAAGAAGGAATAGCGCGCTTTGGCGAAGCGGATATCCGGGCGGAAGACCGGCGGCGCTTCGAAGCGCGGCTCAGACGCGGCCGCATCCGGCCAGTACCGCCCCACGCGCGACGAGCTTCTGACGTTCATTCAGGAAAACCCGGACCAGGCCGGCAAGCGCGAGATCGCGCGCGCCTTCGGCCTCAAGGGCGACGATCGCATCTGGCTGAAGCAGACGCTCGGCGACTTGCATGACGAGGGCCTCGTCGAAAAACGCGCCAAGCGCATCGTGCGTGCGGGTGCCCTGCCCCATGTCGTGGTGCTGGACGTGTTCTCGCGCGATGCTGACGGCTCGCTGATCGCCCGGCCGACCGAATGGCCGGAGACGAACGGCGCGGCACCGCTGGTCTCGATCCGCCCGTCTCGCGCAGACACGGGCAAGGCACCGGGTGTCGGCGACCGGCTTCTGGCAAAGGTGTTCCCCACCGAGGACGCGGGCGGCCCAACCTATACCGGCCGCGTCATCCGGGTGTTCGAGAAGCGCCGCGAGGCGGTGCTGGGCGTCTTCCGCAAGCTTCAGGACGGCACGTTCCGGATCGAGCCTGTGGAGCGCCGCCAGGAAGAACTGGTCGTCGACAAGGATTTTATCGGCAATGCCCGCGAGGGCGATCTCGTCGAGGTCGAACCGGTGACCGCAGGCCGATACGGACTGCCAAAGGCCAAGGTCATCGCGGTGCTCGGCTCGCTGACCAGCGAGAAGGCGGTCTCGATGATCGCCATCCACGCGCACGACATCCCGCACATCTTCCCGTCGGAGGTCATCGCCGAAGCGGACGCCGTCGAGCCGGCAGTGATGGCTGGCCGTGAAGACTGGCGCAAGGTGCCGTTGCTCACCATCGATCCGGCAGATGCGAAAGACCATGACGACGCGGTCTTTGCCGAACCGGACACGGACGAGAAGAACCCGGGCGGCGTGATCGCCACGGTGGCCATTGCGGATGTCGCAGCCTATGTGGTCGCGGGA is drawn from Mesorhizobium sp. CAU 1732 and contains these coding sequences:
- a CDS encoding DUF6105 family protein — its product is MRYILLFWALPMGFFWGWYLLSYHDMSFGMPFLTRSVHDYAFGFYANILGIDPATIPPLVLRACIVDTGLIFAIFAFRKRREIAAWWRDRRFAMGGQTPFAVSEAGRVPPAE
- a CDS encoding metal-dependent hydrolase, whose product is MKLTWYGHSAFRVEAGGATILIDPFLTGNPTWNKGWEEAAEGVTHVLLTHGHNDHIGDTLAILKKTGAMLVSNFEIYEYLVGQGADESKVNPGSHGGTVDCGGFTTTFVNAIHSSSFSREGGVNVYLGNPNGLVLHFPDDKTLYHMGDTDIFSDMALINELHQPDVGLVPVGDRFTMGGAVAALACQRFFQFETVVPCHFGTFPLIEQSAQKFVDAMDGGRTTVVTPKPGEAFEV
- a CDS encoding acyl-CoA dehydrogenase family protein, with the translated sequence MTHEVLNQSPPLSGTSAWRADPLLVQLAEGFSDPVRRELDQLGRYVRSVEAGEMARLANVETPKLRTHDRQGRRIDLVEFHPAYHALMRRSVAIGLHSSIWENSPNEASRRHQVRAARFYMTAQLECGHLCPITMTSASLAALMASPKLFREWAPRVTTRKYDQSQKPPVEKTGLTLGMGMTEKQGGTDVRANTTRAERMNGGFYRLTGHKWFMSAPMSDAFLMLAHANDGLSCFLVPRILGDGRDNALRFQRLKDKLGNRSNASSEVEFTGALGEMVGEPGQGVKTIMDMVTLTRLDCAVANSGIMRAGLAEAVHHTRHRRAFGGPLFDQPLMQRVLADMALDVAGATALSMRLARSFDEAANNPSEAAFARAMTPVVKYWVCKIAPALLYEAMECMGGNGYVEEAPLARYYREAPVNAIWEGSGNVMALDVLRVLQRAPQLFDEVLAGIARDLGPAGKGTVGVLRAAMQVASSDEGSARILTEQLAISAAAAELRRMGAGQIADAFIESRLAGQWRATYGMLDARHDARVIIDTLYPELN
- a CDS encoding AEC family transporter — translated: MLAIFESILPIFLLIGVGIALRRSPIIAEAAWPGMEQLAYWFLYPSLLFVTIYNASFSGLQIDAMLAALLIAIAAMAVLALALWPVLDRLGLVTGREYSSVFQTSIRWNGFIALPIAQKIFPPEGAAVVALVMAVIIVPINIASVFVVMRFANREVGFAKTLARVALNPLIIASLLAIVLRFSPLPLYEPVNETLRLVGNAALGLGLLAIGSGLRLGDLASVRFAVWLPVVLKLIVFPIVLIGLSLAFGIRGPQLVYLALCGAVPTAMNGYLLARQLGGDAELYAAVTTLQTALSFFTIPVALAIALQLSSG
- a CDS encoding type II toxin-antitoxin system VapB family antitoxin; the encoded protein is MTTEVYAMNLQIRDARARQLAEELAKRRGTTMTEAVIGALEGELQRTPPVSGQDSEKEFSEHVNRIYSIIDGFTKGRKPGRDMTKAEIDAMWGHE
- a CDS encoding type II toxin-antitoxin system VapC family toxin, with amino-acid sequence MFIDTSAIISIVCREDDHIELLRRARETPRIVTSGLVLLESTMRLSTIFKQEPARSMKAVLDLLSELGSDIIAIDRTDGEEAVTAFARYGKGRGHPAQLNLADCLSYACAKNRNVPLLYKGDDFAQIDLA
- the ruvX gene encoding Holliday junction resolvase RuvX → MGVVDISSLPALLAPGSVLAGIDLGTKTIGLAISDARLSFAHPRTVITRTKFTADAKALLDALSGQAVAAIVIGLPVNMDGSEGPRVQATRAFVRNMERLTDLPFVYWDERLSTVAAERALISMDVSRKKRGERIDSAAAAFILQGALDRLRSLRMASDRP